The region CCTGGTCAGAATCGGTTATGAAATGAATACCAAAACCGTTATAGAACATTTAATAGGACAGCGCGGGATAGCAAAAGAAATTTTAAATCCCAAAGGTTATGTAGAAGTTCGGGGGGAATTATGGCAGGCTGAGATTGGGACCGGTAAAGAAGCAATCCCTTCCGGAAGGTCGATTATTGTTACCACGGTGAGGGGAAGCAGGTTAATTGTTTCACCCGAAGACATTAGGCCAGAACTTCAATCTTCCCCACCCAACAGTTAAATTCTGGGTTGTAAAACCTCCCTTTTTTTAATCAAGAGAATCACCCATTTACGATTTAAAAACAATCACCTTTCCCTCCTTCCCGAGGGCCCTTCCCCAGACTAAAGTTTCTACCATTAACTTGAATAAGGGTAATTGTGTCTTGTTAAGGGGGCCAGCCAAACCATTAAAGTGTAAGGAAAATGGGGCATCCCTGTTGCTTCGTTTCTTTACCCCTTGTTTTTAAATCAATTTTTTTGCCACAAACCCCTGTTTTTTTAATTTGGATTGAAAGGAAATCCTGTAAATGGAAAACGCTGAAAATCGGAGAGGGTTTGTTCGCGTCCCGGTAGAACTATCTGTTCTCTACCGGGTCCTGAATTTTGCCCCCACAGAAGAATTCGAGAAAAAAGAGAAAAACTTCTTTCAGAAGTTTTGTATTCCCAGCCCCGATTTTTGAGAAAATGGGTTGCGGTCCCGTGACGACATGGATCCAAAATTACTGGAACTGCTCCAATGTATCGATTGGAAATTGAACTTTATTATTAAAATTTTAAACAGTGAACAGGAAACCGCGGTTTTCTCTCGGTCCGCATTTATTGAAAACCTAAGCGCCACCGGGATGAAATGTTTAACAAAAGAATCATATTCCTCTAAAACCAAACTTGAAATTCAACTCATTCTTCCCATTATCCCCTATAGTGAAATGAGAATTACAGGTGAGGTGATTCGATGTGTCCCAAGGAAGGGAAATGCGGACTCAACCCCTGAATTTGAAGTTGGAATGGAATTCGAAACCATCAAGGAATCAGACCGGGAAATGATTATCCGTTATGTTCTAAATCGGCAAATGGAATTACAACGGGAAAAACTTCGATAAATAAATTTTAAAAGGAAAAACTAAATGGATTTGGCAACCGTTATCGGATTGTTTTCAGCCACCTTTCTAATTATGTTTGGAATTCTCTCAGGGGGGAGCCTGATGATTTTTTGGAACGCCCTTCCCTTCTCATCGTCATCGGAGGAACCATCGGAGCTACACTCATCAATTATCCCCTGAAGGATGTGGGGTAGTCATCGTCGCAAAAAATGCTTTCTTTAATAAACTAAAGCCCCCTATGGCCCTCATTAAAACCCTGGTGGACCTTTCCGGTAAAGCCAGAAAAGGAGGGATATTGGCTCTGGAATCCTCCATCAAGGAGGTCGGGGATCAATATTTCGCAAAAGGGTTGCAACTGGTTGTGGATGGTATAGAAATTAATTCAGTTCGAAACGTTTTGGAAAAAGATATTGAATACTCTTCGGACCGGCACAGATTGGGGGCGGAAGTTTTTGTCACCATCGGAACCTTTGCTCCGGCTTTGGGTATGATCGGAACATTGATCGGGTTGGTGCAAATGCTCCAAAACCTTGAAGACCCTAGTCAGATCGGACCCTCAATGGCGGTTGCTCTCCTCACCACATTTTACGGGACCCTGGTGGCCAACCTCATTTTTCTTCCCATCGCAGGAAAGCTGA is a window of Nitrospiria bacterium DNA encoding:
- a CDS encoding NfeD family protein; its protein translation is MELKTITKYFLIQIPGWIVAAILLFWGWRLTWVPAQWALGIFAVWVAKDFIIYPLVRIGYEMNTKTVIEHLIGQRGIAKEILNPKGYVEVRGELWQAEIGTGKEAIPSGRSIIVTTVRGSRLIVSPEDIRPELQSSPPNS
- a CDS encoding PilZ domain-containing protein; the encoded protein is MRSRDDMDPKLLELLQCIDWKLNFIIKILNSEQETAVFSRSAFIENLSATGMKCLTKESYSSKTKLEIQLILPIIPYSEMRITGEVIRCVPRKGNADSTPEFEVGMEFETIKESDREMIIRYVLNRQMELQREKLR
- a CDS encoding MotA/TolQ/ExbB proton channel family protein, translating into MALIKTLVDLSGKARKGGILALESSIKEVGDQYFAKGLQLVVDGIEINSVRNVLEKDIEYSSDRHRLGAEVFVTIGTFAPALGMIGTLIGLVQMLQNLEDPSQIGPSMAVALLTTFYGTLVANLIFLPIAGKLKTRSKEEMLVKELIMEGVISIASGENPRIMEQKLQSFIPPKSRKGSG